In Drosophila miranda strain MSH22 chromosome XR, D.miranda_PacBio2.1, whole genome shotgun sequence, the genomic window GGTCTGGTCTACTTTCGGTTTggctctgttctgttctgttctgttcgacTCGGTTTTGGTGTGGGTTGTTTATATCCCTATCCTATCCCTTCACTTCTGGTGTTGTGCTCCCCCAGTGTCTGCGtggtgtgggtgggtgggtagTGCCTGGGAGAGGTCTTACGCATATCAGCTGACGCTATCGGGCCAGTGGTCTGGTCTTTGTTTACACTACCGCACAAGTAATTACGCACGGATCTTGATTgccgaacgaacgaacgaacaaTAAGATGATGCGCATAAAGTTCTCTATCATATAAGGGCTTACACAACTATTGGAGGACTTAAAGCCGGCAGGCAACCAATTTCCATTCTGAAAacaaattgattttgaattcTGAGAGCTTTGATAGTGCACTGGGGGGGCACTTGTTGAAGAATAGAAATAGTTAAAGTACTTTCTATCTATTGTTacattttttaaaattatttgttaataaaaaaacatatagtcaGAAAGAAGACTAGCCTATAAGTCCACATACAGTGCGTCCTGGAAATTTCTGAGAGACAAATGACAATTCTGGTTCTCCAACACTGAAACACTGTCATTTCCGTTAAAAAAGTGTTTAAAACAAGAAGAATATGTATTCTTGGTTTCTTTCTGTAAGAGTCCATCCCCCCAGCTATCTTTCAAGTCAAATTTTTCGCAAATCCAATGGCAATCGAAAGGGAAATTCTGGTCGAGTGTATTCCTCGTTCGTTTCCTGCCATCCGCAGTATTGCCTTTTGTTATTCTTATTAAAATCACAACGTCATCTAATTAAAAATGCATAATTTTCATTATTGTTCGCGGAATACGAGTACAAGGGCAACGCGTTGATGAACATGGTATGGggatggggctggagctggggtTGTGGCTGGGGTTCTGGTGTTCTGGGGTTCTGGTTCTGATGGGTTGGGGCATTCAGTGCACAGCTGGAATGCGAATTCTGGCTGGCAGAAGGAAAAACAGCAAGAGGCAAAAGAGATAttcttttgttgctgctgcttggtTGGAGAGTAACTTTATTTGCTTCCTTTAAGAATATTACAATGAAATATTTAAGATATTATGTTTAGGTTTAtgcatttatatttatatttctaGGGTTAGGTGTAGAAAAATGAATTGCAAAACGCCTTCCGGTTGGCATCCCATGGGAATTGTCCACATCGTCAGCCCGCTGCCCCGTTGTCGTCCTTGTCGTTGTGTTGTCATCgttttttgtttcgttttctTCCGCCGCCAGTCCTCCAGCATCCTCCAGTCATCACCTCATCATATCGTAGGCTCTCCCTCTTGGGGGTTAGGCGCAGTACTCCAAAATGTCCTCGTAGGTGCAGCCATCCCTGCAGCACTCGTGGGCGATGCGGCGACGATGACGCCGCAGGTTGTGTCCATTTTTTCCGTCGCCAGGTGTTCCCTTGCCGTCTGTTGCTGTTCCCGCGCCTGTGTCCGTTCCCGGGATCCCATCCAATTTGTGGAGCAGGGCGACCCACTTACGGGATGGGACATTCGGATCCGGGGCCTGCACCACTTGAGTCTGGGAGTTAGTCGGGCTACAGTACCGCGTATTGATTGGGGGGATGGTACTTACAATTGTGGTTGCGTTTGATCCTGCGTGAGAAACCATTAACACAAATCAGGTCAAGCGCCTCGTTGAGGGCCTCGCCGCAGAACTTCCTGCGGCCCTGGACCTGCTGCAGCATCTGCGACATGGTTGCCGCCACAAGGAGCAGCGACAGACTGAAGCTGAGACTGAGACCGAAGCGTCCGTTCATCCTGCtctggatctggatctggctctggctctggctctgactccGGCTCTAGCTGCTGCTCTGGTTCTGGATCTTGCTCGTATTCGTGCTCGTGCTCTCGCCGGGCATGAAAGGATAGCCGTCACAGCTctctccgtatccgtatctgtATCCGTATCCACAGTAGCCACTGTTCTTGCCCGTCGTCCTGTCGTCGTCGGCTTCTGTCCTGAGATGCGACTTGTGTCCGGTTGATCGATCTATGCGCATGCCAATGCCAACTGAAACTGATCTCCGTGCCGCTGCTCCGCCTCACTCGATAACTCTCCGACCTCCCTCCCACACAGGTAGAGCGTAGAGCGTAGACCGCGTACCGCATACCG contains:
- the LOC108152249 gene encoding probable insulin-like peptide 4 isoform X2, yielding MNGRFGLSLSFSLSLLLVAATMSQMLQQVQGRRKFCGEALNEALDLICVNGFSRRIKRNHNYSSGAGPGSECPIP
- the LOC108152249 gene encoding probable insulin-like peptide 4 isoform X3, translating into MNGRFGLSLSFSLSLLLVAATMSQMLQQVQGRRKFCGEALNEALDLICVNGFSRRIKRNHNCPGSECPIP
- the LOC108152249 gene encoding probable insulin-like peptide 4 isoform X1 gives rise to the protein MNGRFGLSLSFSLSLLLVAATMSQMLQQVQGRRKFCGEALNEALDLICVNGFSRRIKRNHNLVQAPDPNVPSRKWVALLHKLDGIPGTDTGAGTATDGKGTPGDGKNGHNLRRHRRRIAHECCRDGCTYEDILEYCA